From a single Nymphaea colorata isolate Beijing-Zhang1983 chromosome 4, ASM883128v2, whole genome shotgun sequence genomic region:
- the LOC116252234 gene encoding F-box/kelch-repeat protein SKIP25, whose product MAEESDTRRPRRRLHTGSELISALPDHVAQLILHRLPPSLLFSVCRSWRRLLYSPSFPSPSFSCLYALLFPASALGGGCADGDGETVLHLSAFDPLSSRWGHLPSPPVRLLLSHPSILCHRLPVQSLSSRQRLLLISATTDRLHLRPALDRPLVFLPESRAWTPGPPFTSPRRWCACGSAGGSVYLASGVSAEFSQHVARSLEKWDVDSPDRKPRWERRAPLPNSKFCRDTIEAVGWRAKLWIVNIKGGRHREGLVYDAGSDRWEAMPMGMLAGWTGPVASDDTDDSGSGPIYCADEHQGTLKVYDETADTWRVVVESEHLRGATQMAAKSGKVCVVSRGGGSISVVDTVSRPVRVCVVDPPAGFGVVAVHILPRPA is encoded by the coding sequence ATGGCGGAAGAATCTGATACACGCAGGCCACGCCGTCGACTGCACACCGGGTCCGAGCTGATCTCCGCGCTCCCCGACCACGTCGCACAGCTCATCCTCCACCGGCTGCCGCCGTCCCTTCTGTTCTCCGTCTGCCGCTCGTGGCGTCGCCTCCTCTACTCTCCCTCCTTTCCTTCGCCCTCCTTCTCCTGCCTCTACGCTCTCCTCTTCCCCGCCTCCGCCCTGGGCGGGGGCTGTGCCGACGGAGACGGCGAGACCGTCCTCCACCTGTCGGCTTTCGACCCGCTGTCGTCGAGATGGGGCCACCTCCCCTCCCCGCCGGTCCGTCTGCTCCTTAGCCACCCCTCCATCCTCTGCCACCGACTCCCCGTCCAGTCCCTCTCCTCCCGCCAGAGACTCCTGCTTATCTCTGCCACCACCGACCGCCTCCACCTCCGCCCGGCTCTGGACCGCCCCCTCGTCTTCCTCCCGGAGTCCCGCGCGTGGACGCCGGGGCCGCCCTTCACCTCACCACGCCGGTGGTGCGCCTGCGGCTCCGCTGGCGGTTCCGTCTACCTTGCCAGCGGCGTCTCGGCCGAGTTTTCCCAACACGTAGCTCGGTCGCTGGAGAAGTGGGACGTGGACTCACCGGACCGGAAGCCGCGATGGGAGCGGCGGGCTCCGCTCCCCAATTCGAAGTTCTGCCGTGACACGATCGAGGCCGTCGGATGGAGGGCCAAGCTGTGGATCGTTAATATCAAGGGCGGGCGCCACCGGGAGGGCCTGGTCTACGACGCCGGTTCGGACCGCTGGGAGGCCATGCCCATGGGCATGCTCGCCGGCTGGACCGGCCCTGTCGCCTCCGACGATACCGATGACTCCGGATCCGGGCCGATATATTGCGCCGACGAGCATCAGGGGACCCTCAAGGTCTACGACGAAACCGCCGATACATGGAGGGTCGTAGTCGAGTCGGAGCACCTTCGCGGCGCCACCCAAATGGCGGCCAAGTCCGGCAAGGTCTGCGTCGTGAGCAGGGGTGGTGGATCCATCAGCGTGGTGGATACGGTATCCCGGCCGGTTCGGGTCTGTGTGGTGGACCCACCGGCTGGGTTCGGTGTGGTCGCGGTTCACATACTGCCCAGGCCGGCCTAG
- the LOC116253311 gene encoding pectin acetylesterase 8-like yields the protein MRASFLSGSLQEPSFPPRIGAAKREMAAKGNGLLWLLVIIAVVSLKANAFFVGMTLVENAVAKGAVCLDGSPPAYHLDRGSGAGINNWIVHIEGGGWCNNITTCLARKSTRLGSSSHMVKDIAFSGILGNKQSLNPDFYNWNRVKVRYCDGASFTGDIEKVDPALNLHFRGARIFRAVIDDLLAKGMSKAENAILSGCSAGGLTTILHCDNFRALIPTGAKVKCLADAGYFINALDVSGAAHIENYYNEVVTLQGSANNLPSYCTSRTKPSLCFFPQNVIQQIRTPIFLLNAAYDSWQIKNILAPGVADPHGYWHSCKLDIKKCNPSQIETMQGFRQDFLRALQGVDRDPARGMFINSCYAHCQSEMQETWLRSDSPLLDKTPIAKAVADWFYDRHPFVQIDCPYPCDSTCHNRVFEPSEVSSS from the exons ATGCGCGCTTCTTTTCTGAGTGGAAGCCTCCAGGAGCCGAGTTTCCCGCCGAGGATCGGTGCCGCGAAAAG GGAGATGGCTGCAAAAGGAAATGGGCTTCTGTGGCTACTAGTCATAATCGCCGTGGTCTCACTGAAAGCAAATGCATTCTTTGTTGGCATGACCCTCGTTGAAAATGCAGTGGCAAAAGGGGCAG TTTGCTTGGATGGAAGCCCACCTGCTTATCATCTCGACAGGGGCTCCGGAGCAGGGATAAATAACTGGATTGTCCACATTGAG GGAGGAGGATGGTGCAACAATATTACCACCTGTCTTGCACGAAAAAGTACTCGTCTAGGCTCATCCAGTCACATGGTTAAGGATATTGCATTTTCAGGGATTTTGGGAAATAAACAATCACTTAATCCAG ATTTTTACAACTGGAATAGGGTCAAGGTCCGTTATTGTGATGGAGCATCATTCACTGGAGACATAGAGAAAGTAGATCCT GCCTTAAATCTTCACTTCAGAGGAGCCAGGATATTTCGTGCTGTAATTGATGATTTACTGGCCAAGGGAATGAGTAAAGCAGAAAAT GCTATATTGTCAGGTTGTTCAGCTGGTGGTTTGACAACCATACTTCATTGTGATAATTTTCGTGCCCTTATACCAACGGGTGCCAAAGTAAAATGTCTTGCTGATGCTGGATATTTCATTAATGC ATTAGATGTTTCAGGAGCTGCTCATATCGAAAATTACTACAACGAAGTTGTGACTTTACAG GGATCTGCAAATAATTTACCATCATATTGCACGTCAAGAACTAAACCAAGTTTG TGCTTCTTCCCGCAAAATGTTATACAACAAATTCGAACACCAATTTTCTTACTGAATGCAGCATATGATTCGTGGCAG ATAAAGAACATCTTGGCACCAGGAGTTGCTGATCCTCATGGATATTGGCACTCCTGCAAGCTTGATATCAAGAAGTGCAATCCAAGTCAGATAGAGACAATGCAAG GGTTTAGGCAGGATTTCCTAAGAGCACTGCAAGGAGTTGACAGAGATCCAGCTAGAGGCATGTTTATAAACTCATGCTACGCTCACTGCCAGTCAGAGATGCAGGAAACATGGTTGAGATCAGATTCTCCATTGCTAGATAAAACT CCGATTGCAAAAGCAGTTGCAGATTGGTTCTACGACCGCCACCCATTCGTGCAGATTGATTGCCCTTATCCTTGTGATTCAACTTGCCACAACCGAGTGTTCGAACCATCTGAAGTTTCTTCGTCCTAG
- the LOC116253312 gene encoding protein CDI-like codes for MVALLTRRFFETLLSLPRILRFVHSPFGYGSRRHLGNSFARSGSLADNFTKSSDLIRSRFARDRLGNVFTVLGLGLGLGLPSSPVLANSEEGESSKGRQEMRENSSEEGPRRGLAVLLDEPGEGEPGSDLSLHKSSKLDAAVANGGDLGSSCVPAAKSLGFRKFKIFIGYDPREDLAFEVCRYSILKRSSIPVEISPIVQSDLRNRNLYWRERGPTESTDFSFTRFLTPFLAGFDGWALFVDCDFLYTTDIKELVELTDDKYAVMCVQHDYAPKETTKMDGAIQTTYPRKNWSSMVLYNCGHPNNRILTPEVVNSQTGAFLHRFTWLEDSDIGNIPFVWNFLVGHNRVVEDDPETFPKAIHYTLGGPWFERWKDCEFADLWVKEMEEYQASKCGGLKANLVEPVV; via the coding sequence atGGTGGCACTTCTTACCCGCCGATTCTTCGAGACGCTTCTTTCTTTGCCTCGCATTCTTCGCTTCGTGCATTCCCCGTTTGGCTATGGGTCCCGTCGACATCTTGGTAACAGCTTCGCTAGATCTGGATCTTTGGCTGACAATTTCACGAAATCTTCGGATCTTATCCGTTCCAGGTTCGCTAGAGATCGGTTGGGCAATGTGTTTACTGTGCTGGGACTGGGGCTTGGACTTGGTCTCCCGTCGTCTCCGGTGCTCGCGAACTCGGAGGAGGGCGAGAGCTCGAAGGGTCGGCAAGAAATGAGGGAGAATTCGAGCGAGGAAGGTCCACGGCGAGGCTTGGCCGTTCTTCTCGACGAGCCGGGGGAGGGGGAACCGGGATCCGATCTATCGTTGCACAAGAGTTCGAAGTTGGACGCTGCGGTAGCCAACGGTGGCGATCTGGGGAGTTCCTGCGTACCCGCGGCGAAGAGTCTGGGGTTTCGGAAGTTCAAGATCTTCATCGGGTACGATCCCCGAGAGGACCTGGCCTTCGAGGTGTGCCGGTACTCGATCCTGAAGCGTTCCTCTATTCCGGTAGAGATCTCTCCGATAGTGCAGTCCGATCTGCGGAACAGGAATCTGTATTGGCGGGAGAGGGGGCCGACGGAGAGCACGGACTTCTCTTTCACTAGGTTTCTCACTCCGTTCCTTGCTGGGTTCGACGGCTGGGCTCTCTTCGTCGACTGCGATTTCCTCTACACGACGGACATCAAGGAATTGGTGGAATTGACCGACGACAAGTACGCGGTGATGTGCGTTCAGCACGACTACGCGCCCAAGGAGACGACGAAGATGGACGGAGCGATCCAAACGACCTACCCGAGGAAGAATTGGTCGTCCATGGTTCTCTACAATTGCGGGCACCCGAATAATCGAATTCTTACGCCCGAAGTGGTGAACAGCCAAACTGGAGCCTTTCTGCACAGATTCACGTGGCTCGAAGATAGCGACATAGGCAACATTCCGTTCGTCTGGAACTTCCTTGTTGGGCACAATCGAGTCGTCGAGGACGATCCTGAGACTTTCCCCAAAGCCATTCACTATACGCTAGGGGGGCCTTGGTTTGAGAGGTGGAAGGATTGTGAGTTTGCTGACCTCTGGGTGAAGGAAATGGAGGAATACCAGGCAAGCAAATGTGGTGGCCTGAAGGCCAACTTGGTAGAGCCTGTGGTTTGA
- the LOC116253313 gene encoding probable tocopherol O-methyltransferase, chloroplastic: protein MYCVSGRCGSPFLQLPVSKDGTLAPEGHRRQCRRRTAPATSIVVAPSRTQRRSGKARAIEGGLNLQQGIAEFYDESSGAWESVWGEHMHHGFYDSQGQASLNLDDHRSAQIRMIEEALTFARVPDDASRSPKHIVDVGCGIGGSSRYLAKKYGAKCQGITLSPIQAARANELSISQGLDNLVSFQVADALDQPFLDGQFNLVWSMESGEHMPNKKKFVSELARVAAPGATIIIVTWCHRDLLPSEGSLEPQEVDLLDRICDGFYLPAWCSVSDYVNIAASLSLKDIRTADWTENVAPFWPAVMRSAFTFRGFTSLLGTGWKTMKGALVMPLMIEGYKKNLIKFAIITCRKPD from the exons ATGTACTGCGTCTCCGGCCGTTGCGGTTCTCCGTTCCTCCAGCTTCCGGTTTCCAAAGATGGGACTCTGGCTCCCGAGGGGCATAGACGCCAATGCAGGAGGAGGACGGCGCCTGCCACGTCCATCGTAGTCGCGCCTTCTCGGACTCAGAGGAGATCCGGGAAAGCAAGGGCGATAGAGGGCGGGCTAAACCTGCAGCAGGGGATAGCGGAGTTCTACGACGAGTCGTCGGGGGCGTGGGAGAGCGTGTGGGGGGAGCACATGCATCACGGCTTCTACGATTCTCAAGGCCAAGCCTCCCTCAACCTGGACGACCATCGGTCCGCCCAGATTCGGATGATCGAGGAGGCCTTGACCTTCGCCCGCGTCCCTG ATGATGCAAGTAGGAGTCCGAAGCACATTGTTGACGTTGGGTGTGGCATCGGTGGTAGCTCAAGATACTTGGCCAAAAAATATGGAGCTAAATGTCAAGGCATTACGTTGAGTCCAATTCAAGCTGCACGTGCTAACGAACTATCTATATCTCAAGGTCTTGACAATCTG GTCTCTTTTCAAGTTGCAGATGCCCTTGATCAACCATTTCTGGATGGACAATTCAACCTGGTTTGGTCCATGGAGAGTGGAGAGCATATGCCCAACAAGAAGAAG TTTGTAAGCGAGCTAGCAAGAGTAGCAGCCCCTGGGGCAACTATTATCATTGTGACATGGTGCCACCGAGATCTGTTACCTTCAGAAGGATCATTGGAGCCTCAAGAAGTGGATCTATTGGATAGAATTTGTGACGGTTTCTATCTTCCTGCATGGTGCTCTGTAAGCGACTATGTAAACATTGCagcatctctttctctcaag GACATTAGGACAGCAGATTGGACAGAGAACGTTGCACCGTTTTGGCCAGCAGTCATGAGGTCGGCATTCACCTTCAGAGGCTTCACCTCCCTACTAGGAACTG GATGGAAAACCATGAAAGGAGCACTCGTCATGCCATTGATGATCGAAGGCTACAAAAAGAATCTCATAAAGTTTGCCATCATCACCTGCAGAAAACCAGACTAA